One Ornithinicoccus hortensis genomic window, GATCTCCCACTCGTCCTTGACCAGGCGCAGCGTGGACAGGAAGCGGGCCAGCTCCACGTCCTCCTCGGTCTGCGCCTGCGCCTCGTCCTGCGGCTGGGTCCCGGCCTGCGTCCGGACCGAGGCGACCTGGGCGGTCACGTCCTGGTCCGCATCCGGCACGACCCGCAGCCGGACCACGCCGGCGTCCTTGGCCAGTGCGTCCGGCAGTTCGTCCAGGTGCCGGGTGGTGATCCCGAGCTCGGCGGTCATGCTCTCCAGCGTCGGGCGGGCGCCGACCCAGAACTCTCCGACGCGGGAGTCGGCGAAGAACTCCTCGCTGTCCCGGTCGGCGAGGGGGAGGAAGTAGAGGACCGCCTCGTGGCCGCCCTCCTCGAGCGGGTGCAGCACGAGCACGGCGTCCGGCTCGCGGTCCGCGCCGAGCCCGGTCAGGTGGGCGAAGGCGCTGTGCGGCCGGAACACGTAGTCGGTGTCGTTGCTGCGCACCTTCAACCCGCCGGCGGGGACGACCAGCCGTTCCCCCGGGAAGGCGTCCGACAGCGCCTGCCGGCGACGGGCGGCATACGGCGCGAAGGCTGCCTCCTGCGGCAACGTGTCCGGGCGGGGAGCCCACCCCGAGGCCACGAAGGCACGGAACTCCTCGCTCGTCGGACGGCTGCGGTGGCCCACCTTGATCTGCTTCTCACTCACCCTCCCATCGTCGCACGGTCGGTTCGGTGGCGGGCTGCGGTGGTGCCTACGCTTGGTCCGTGGCCACACGTCCCGAGCGCCGACCAGCCAGCCCGCCCTCCGGCGCCGACATCACCGGGCCCCAGGTCAGGCCGGTCCCTCGGGTGGGCAAGGTGTGGCGGGACCGGGCGCAGTGGGTGGTCCGCGGCGTGGGTCCGCCCACCGTCCCGATCGGCCTGCCCGGTCACGACGACGAGGTCACCCAGCGGCACGCCCGCATGGTCATCGACCTCGCCCTCCGGATCGGGGAGGCGATGCTCTCCACCGGGGCGTCCGCGGCCGACGTGGTCACCAACGTGCTGCGGGTGATGACCAGCTACGACATCCGCCAGGCGCACATCGACATCACCTTCACCTCGATCGAGGTCTCGATCAACCGGGGCGTGGACGAGGACCCGCTGACCGTGATGCGGGTCGTCTCGGTCCGGTCGCCCGACTACTCCCGCCTGCAACGGGTCCAGGACCTGGTGTCCCGCATCGTGGAGCCGGACGGCCTCGAGGACCGGATGCTGGTCCAGGAGGCCCGCCAGGAGCTGGGCAAGGTGCTGGCCCAGCCGCACCCCTACCGCCGGTGGGTGGTCACGGCCGGTTTCGCGCTGCTCGCGGCCGCCGTCACGGCCCTGTTCGGTGCCCAGCCCGGGATGTGGCTCGTCGCCGCGATCAGCGCCACCGTGGTGGACCGGGTCACCCGGGCCCTGGCCCGGTTCGGCGTGGCCGCCTTCTTCAACCAGGCGATCGGTGCGGCGATCCCGACGACGATCGCGGTGCTGCTCTCCTGGGCGATGGACCAGGGCATCAACGTGGCCGGGGTGCAGTCACCGTCCCTGGTGGTCATCTCCGGGATCATCGTGCTGCTGGCCGGGCTCACCGTGGTCGGTGCCGCCGAGGACGCGCTGGACGGGTACTACGTGACGGCCGGGGCCCGGGGGCTGGAGGTGCTGATCCTGACCGCGGGCATCGCGACCGGGATCTCGGTGGTGCTCGCCATCGCCGGCGCCTTCGAGGTGCCGATGGAGGTCGTCCCGACGGTCCGGGTCGACGGCTCCGCGGTGACCAACACCTTCGCGGCCGTCCTGGTCGGCATCGGCTTCGCGATGTCCACCTACACCGGCTTCCGCGGGATCGTGGTGGCCGCGGCGGCGGCCGGCACCGGGTGGGTCGCCTACGAGCTGATGGCGCTCCTGGGATTCGGCAACGCGATGACGGTGGGGGTGGCCGCCGCGGTAGTCGGGGCGTTCGGGTATGCCGCGCACCGCACCTTCCGGGTGCCAGAACTGGCGATCACCACGGCCGGGATCGTCTCGTTGCTGCCCGGACTCGCGGTCTACCGGGCGCTGTTCTGGATGATGGAGGACTCGGCCGGGCTGGTGAGCACCGCGATGGTCGAGGGGTTCCGCGCGGTCTCGATCGCTCTCGGGTTGGCCGCCGGTGTCTCCATCGGCGGCTTCGCCGCCCGGCACGCCTTCGGCCTGGACCGGGCCGCGGTGCGGGCCCGGAGGCGCGCGCGGGGCTCCTTCAGCTGAGCGGGGTGACCACCCGAGCGGGGGCACCGGTCGCCCGGCGCCCCCGTCCGACGGAGGTCAGTCCTGCCACTCCCAGGTGTCGAGGATCTCGGTGAGGAGGGCCTCACCCTCCTCCTGCTGGCTGGCCGCGGTCGACAGGGTCAGCACGTAGAGGGTGTCCCCGTGGTTCACCCAGCGCTGCGTCTGCGCGATCTCGGTGCCGTTCTGCTCGCGCAGCAGCGTGTAGCCGAAGGCCTCCTCGCCACCGATCTCGATCGGGTCCAGCAGCTCGTAGGAACCGTCGTCACCCACGAGGTCCTCGGCGGCGGCCTCGATGGTGCCCTCGATGTCGTCGATCGCCGGCTCGCCGGTGATCACCACGTTGTTGAAGAAGTCGTCGCTCATCTCGCCGGCGCGGACGGCGACCTCGACGTCCTCCGCCACCAAGCTCCGCACGTCGGTCCAGCCGTCGGGCACGGTGAGGGTGAAGGCGCCGTCGGCGGAGGTGACCGGTCCGGTCGCCCCCTCCTCCGGGGCCTCGGTGGTCTCCTCCGCCTCGTCCGCGGGGGCCTCCGTGGTCTCCTCGGCATCGTCGGCCGGGGCCTCCGTGGTCTCCTGCGCCTCGTCGTCGCCGGCGTCCTCGGTGGCCGAGGAGGTGTCGGTCGTGGTCACCACGGGGTCGTCGTCCCCAGAGCATCCGGCCAGCAGGGCGGTGGCCAGCAGGGCCGCCGCGAGCGGGGTGGTGCGGGCGAGGTGACGACGCGTCATAGACAAGCTCCTTGGGTCGGGCGGTGGGCCGCCGCGGGGTTCGTGGTCCGTTCCCAGTATGACCGGCCCCGGCCTAGGGTGGCGTCGTGAGGATCGACCTGCATACCCACTCAAACCGTAGCGACGGCACGGAAACCCCTGCCGTCGTGGTGGAGACGGCCGCCGCAGCGGGTCTCGATGTGATCGGTCTCACGGACCACGACGTGACCAGCGGGTGGGCCGAGGCCGACCGGGTGGGGCAGCAGTTGGGGGTGAGCGTGGTCCCGGGGATCGAGGTGTCCTGTAGCCACCGCGGCATCTCGGTGCACATGCTGGGCTACCTCTTCGACCCGACGAGCGCGGACCTGGTGGCCGACCTGACCCGGTCCCGGGAGTCGCGGGTGGGGCGGATCAGGAAGATGGCCGAACTGCTACAGGCCGACGGCTACCCGGTGAGCTACCAGGCGGTGCTGGACCACGCCCGGGACGAGGCCACCCTCGGGCGCCCGCACCTGGCCGACGCGCTCGTCACTGCCGGTGTGGTCGAGCACCGCAATGCCGCCTTCGAGTCGCTGCTGGCCCGGGACGGCGGGTACTACGTGTCACACTACGCCCCCACCCCGCGGGACATGGTCCGGTTGATCGAGGCCGCGGGCGGGGTGACCGTGCTGGCCCACCCGTTCGCCCAGACCCGGGGCGAGGTCGTGGGCGACGAGGTGATCGAGGAGCTCGCCGAGGCGGGGCTGACCGGCATCGAGGTGGACCACCGGGACCACTCGCCCGCGGCACGGACGAGGGCAGCCGACCTGGCGGCGCGGCTCGGGTTGCTCCCCACCGGCTCCAGCGACTACCACGGGGACACGGGCAAGCCGAACCGGCTGGGGGAGAACACCACCTCGCCCGAGGTGCTGACCGCACTCCTGGAGCGGGCCAGCGGGCACCCGATGCTCGGGGCCCCGCTGGGCTGACCGGCCGGAGCCGGCCGGGTCCTACTCGCCGGCGGTACCCGAGGGCTGGGTGCTGGGGCCGCGACGGCGACGCTGCCGGCTCCGGGTGCGCTTCGGGGCGCCCTCCGTGCCCTCGCCGCGGCGTCCACCGTGGCCGTCGCCCCGGCCGTCCCGACCCTGGCCACCGGAGCGACCACCGCCGGACCGGCCCCCGCCCGAGCGGCCGCCGCCGGAGCGACCGCCACCGGAGCGCCCGCCCCGGTCGCCACCACGACGACCACTGCGCTGACCGCCACCGCGACCCGTCTCGCCCAGGTCCTCCAGGACCTCGGCGTCCAGGCCCTCGCGGGTGCGGGCGCTGCGGGGCAGCGTGCCCTTGGTGCCCGCGGGGATGTACAGGTCCTCGTACAGGTGCGGGGAGGAGGAGTAGGTCTCGACCGGCTCCGGGATGCCCAGGTCCAGGGTCTTGTTGATCAGTCCCCACCTGGGCATGTCGTCCCAGTCCACGAAGGTCACGGCCACGCCGGTGGCGCCGGCGCGGCCGGTCCGGCCGATCCGGTGCAGGTAGGTCTTCTCGTCCTCGGGGCACTGGAAGTTGATCACGTGCGTGACCGCCTCCACGTCGATGCCGCGGGCGGCCACGTCGGTGGCGACCAGCACGTCGACCTTCCCGTTGCGGAAGGCGCGCATCGCCTGCTCGCGGGCGCCCTGGCCGAGGTCCCCGTGCAGGGCGGCCGCCGCGAAGCCCCGGGACGACAGGTCGTCGGCGACCTTGGCCGCGGTGCGCTTGGTGCGCGCGAAGATCATCGTGAGGCCGCGGCCCTCCGACTGCAGGATCCGCGCGACCATCTCGACCTTGTCCATCGCGTGGGCCCGGTAGACGAACTGCTCGACGGCGGCGACGGTGTGCCCCTCGTCGGTCTCGCCCATCGCCCGGATGTGGGTCGGCTGGGTCATGTAGCGGCGGGCCAGGGACACGACGGCCCCGGGCATGGTGGCGCTGAACAGCATCGTCTGCCGGCCCGCCGGGGTGAGCGCCAGGATCTTCTCGACGTCGGGCAGGAAGCCCAGGTCGAGCATCTCGTCGGCCTCGTCGAGGACGACGATCCGGGCGTGCCCCAGGTCTAGGTGGCCCTGGTTGGCGAGGTCGAGCAGCCGGCCGGGGGTGCCGACCACGATCTCCACGCCCTTGCGCAGCGCCTCGACCTGCGGCTCGTAGGCGCGACCGCCGTAGACGGTGAGCACCCGCATCCCGCGCTTGGCGCCGGCCTTGGTGAGGTCGGCCGCGACCTGGACGGCCAGCTCACGGGTCGGGGCGACGGCCAGCGCCTGGGGCTTCCCAGGGGCGGCCAGGTCGGCGAAGCCGTCGTCGTTCGGACCGACCGCGTTCTGCAGCATCGGCACCCCGAAGCCGAGCGTCTTGCCGGTGCCGGTCTTGGCCTGGCCGATGATGTCGTGACCTCCGAGGGCCACCGGCAGGGTCATCGACTGGATGGGGAACGGGTGGACGATGCCCTGGTCGGCCAGGGCGCTGACGATGTCGGGGTGGACGTTGAAGTCCGCGAACGTGCGGGTTTCTTCCATGGTGGGACTGTCTTTCCGGTCGGGGGGCACGCGGGTCAGTGGGCGCGTGGCAAAGTCAACGCGAGGTGTGCCCCTGCACTGTGGGCCGATCGGAGTCAAGTCCTTCGGTGGCTGCCTCTGACAGCCGGTGCATCGTGCCGACCGGGCACCGTATGTCCGGCCAGTGTATCGCCCGATGGCAGTAGGTTGGCACCATGACTGGTGATGTGGTGTCGCAGGAGCCCCCGCAGGGGTCCGGGACGGTGGACCAGGGTGCGCTGGCGGACCTGTTCGGCGCGCTGGCGTATGCCGAGCTGACGGCGAGCCTGCAGATGGCCGCGGACGCGGCGCGGGCGCCCAGCATCCCGGTCCAGTCGGCGCTCGGCCGGATGATGACGGTCGAGTTCGGGCAGTTCGAGCGTCTCACGGCCCGACTCGCCGAGTTGGGGCGGGACCCGGAGGAGGCGATGGCTCCGTTCGTCCCCGCGATCCGGGCGTACCACGACCGGACGACCCCCAGCGACTGGCTGGAGGGCCTGGTGAAGGCCTATGTCGGGGACGGGATCGCACGCGACTTCTACCGGGAGGTCGCTGTCCACCTCGAGCCGCTGGACCGGGCGCTGGTCGAGCAGGTCCTCGGGGACGGCGACCAGGACGACCTGGTGGTCGCCTCGGTCACCGAGGCCATCGAGAAGGACCCCAGGCTCGCCGGCCGGCTGGCCCTGTGGGGTCGACGGTTGGTCGGCGAGGCGATCGCCCAGACCCAGTACGTCATGGTCGAGCGGGACTCCCTGGCCTCGGTGATCGTCGGGGGAGGGCTGGGGTCCGGTCTGGACCTAGCCGAGTTCGGCCGGATGATCACCCGGCTCACCGAGGCCCACGCCGCGCGGATGCAGCGGCTGGGGCTGACGGCCTGAGCGGACTGCCGCTGCCGGCACCGACACAGCCAGAGGGCGCGGCCGCCGGTGCGGTCGCGCCCTCTGGCTGTGCTGTGCGTGGCGTGTGTCAGACCTTCTTGCCCGCCACGGCGCCGTAGATGAGGATCAGCACCGCAGCGACCACGATGCCGATGAAGAAGGCGATCCAGTCGATGCCCTTGGTGTCGGTGTTGCCGCTCAGCCAGGTGTAGATCAGCGAGCCGCCCAGCGAACCCAGGGCTCCGAGCCCGATCGTGATGGGAACGGAGATGTTCTGCTTGCCCGGCAGGACCAACCGGGCCAGGGGACCGATGATGCACCCAGCGATGAGTGCCCCGATGATGGTTCCGATCATGTTCGTGCCTTTCGAGCTGGATACCCCAGACAGCGGATATCGGATGTCTCACCTGTCACAGGAGTCACAGATGACGCGCCCCCAGCATAGGACCGGGCGGTAGGCGGCGCAGCCCGACACGCTTCCGTGACCGGGTCGTGACCTGTCGGTGCGGCGTGCGCCGACGGGGCACGCGGCACCGGCCTCTGGCTCAGCCGCGGCCGAAACCGACCCGCGGCTGCTCGGGGGAGCCGATCTCGACGTAGCCCACGGAGCTCACCGGGACGATGACCTTGCCGCCCTTCTCGTCGGTCAGGCTCAGCACGCCGGTGCCGCTCTCCACCGCGGCGGACACCGCGGCCTCCACCTCTTCCGCCGACTGTGCCGACTCCAGGCTGACCTCGCGGGCCACCTCGCGCACACCGATCCGAATTTCCATCACGACCTCCTCATGGGGGCGGACCGTCCCGTGGGCCGGTCCGACGAACTGTGTTGTGGGACGTATGTCTGTCGCCAGGGACAACTCACCTAGCCGGCGGATCCTTCCGCGCGGATCAGCGGCATCGCGCCCAGACCGCGCCAGGCGACCTGTGCGACCAGGTCGGCGGCCTGCTCCCGGGCGACCGGCCGGCCCTCGGCGACCCAGCGCTCGGCGCAGGACTGCGCGAGGCCGATGCAGGCCGTGCCCAGCAGCGCCGCCTGCTCCCCGGGGAGCCCGGTGTCCTCCTGGATGGTCCCGGCGACGGCTCCGGCGCAGGCCTCGACGACCCGGGTGAGCCGGGAGCGCACCTCCGGGTCGGAGGACTGGTCGGAGTCGAAGATCAACCGGTAGCCGGGGTCGTGGTCGACGAACTCGAAGTAGGCGCCCACGCAGGCGGCCACCCGTTCGGCATTGTCCGACGTGGAGTCCAGCGCCGCCCGCACCAGCGCGACCAACCGGTCGGCCTGCAGGTCCACCAGGCCCAGGTAGAGGTCCTGTTTGCTGGCGAAGTGCTGGTAGAGCACGGGTTTGGACACGCCCGCCCGCTCGGCGATGTCGTCCATGGCCGTGGCGTGGTAGCCCTTGTGCACGAACGACTCCTGGGCGGCTTGTAGCAACTGGGCGCGACGTTCCGTGCGGTTCATCCGCCGCCGGGTCGTGCTGATGGGTCTGCTCACGGTCCTCCTCCTCAGCAGTTCGCAATCCTACGTGGCCCCGAGGGCGATTCCCGCCCCGCCTATCCTGGCGCGATGGGACGGGCGCGGTCGAACGGAGCGGGGGACCTGCCGGAGTTCGCCGAGATCGTCCTCGACCTCGTCGACCGGGTGCCGCCCGGACGGGTACTCAGCTACGGCGATGTCGCCGAGCTGGTGGAGCGCGGCGGGCCGCGGCAGGTGGGTCAGGTGCTCGGCCGCTACGGCAGCCTCACCTGCTGGTGGCGGGTGGTCATGGCCGACGGGTCGCCTCCGCCCGGTCACGAGGACCGCGCCAGGGCGCGCTGGGACGCCGAGGGGATCCCCCGGCGGGGCGGCCGGGTGGACATGGGCCGCGCCCGGTGGTCCGGCCCGACGCCTGCCGACGGTGGTGTCGGTGGGTCCTGATGGACTGTCCGGGATGACTGCACCAAGACTCGACGCCGGACAGGCCGCCGCCGTTGCCCACCGCGGCGGGGTCCTCCAGGTCGTCGGGGGCCCCGGCACCGGCAAGACGACGGTCGCGGTCGAGGCCGTCGCGGACCGGGTCCACCGGGACGGCCTCCCGGCCGACAGCGCCCTGTTGCTGGCCCCGACCCGGGTGGCAGCCGGCGCGCTGCGGGTGGCCGTCACCCGGCGGCTGGCGGCCACCACGACCGAGCCGCTCGCCCGGACCCCTTCCGCCCTGGCATTCGCGGTCCTGCGCCAGGCGGCGGCGCTCGGTGGTGAGCCGGCGCCCCGCCTCCTGTCCGGCGCGGAGCAGGACCTGATCCTGTCCGACCTGCTGGCCGGGCACGCAGCGGGGAGTGCTCCCGCGCCGGAGTGGCCCGACTCGGTCCGGGGGGCGCTGGGCACTCGCGGCTTCCGTGACCAGTTGCGCGACCTGCTGATGCGCGCGGTGGAGCACGGCCTGGACCCCGCCGACCTGATGGACCTGGCGCAGCGCCACCAGCGCCCGGAGTGGCGGGCCGCGGCGCAGGTCCTGGAGGAGTATGACCAGGTCACAGCCCTGCGCAGCCCCGGGGCGTTCGACCCCGCCTGGATCTGCACGGCCGCGGCGGACCTGCTGGAGGAGGACCCGGCAGCGGCGCGGCGGGTCCGCCGGGCGCTGCGCCTGGTGGTCGTCGACGACGCCCACGAACTCACCGCATCCGCCTCCCGGCTGCTGCGCGCGATGCACGACCCGGCGACGGACCTGCTGTTGCTGGGCGACGGTGACCTGACGGTGCAGGGCTTCCGCGGGGCCGACCCGGCGCGGTTCGACCGGGTCGCGGCCGACCTCGCGGGCCCGGACGGACCGACCAGGGTGGTGCTGACGACCCAGCACCGGATGCCCGAGGACCTCGCCACGGCGGCACGGCGGGTGGCCGACCGGATCGGGGTCAGCACCGGCACCGCCCACCGAGCGACAACGGCCAGCCGTCCGGGTGGTGGGTGCGCGGTGGTGACCGTCCGCACCACCGCCCAGGAGACGGCATACGTGGCGGACCGGCTGCGGCGGGCCCACCTGCTGGAGGGGGTGCCGTGGTCCCGGATGGCGGTGATCGCCCGGAGCCGCGGCCGACACGACGGGTTGCGGCGCGGCTTCGCCTCGGCCGGGGTCCCGGTGGTGGTGCCCGGGGGCACCCTGCCGCTGCGGGACGAGCCCGTGGTCCGCGCCCTGCTCACGGCGTTCGCGGTGGCGCTGCGGGACGCGGCACCCGATGGTCAGCAGCCGGGGCCCACCCCGGAAGAGGCCGTCGACCTGGTCACGTCGGTGCTGGGGGGTGCCGATCCCGTGACCCTGCTCCGATTGCGGCGCGCACTGCGCGTCCGGGAGCACGGCCTCGGCTCGATGAGGGCACCCGAGGAGGCGCTCGCGGAGCTGCTGGCGGGGCCTGTCGCGGAACTGGCCGATGATCCGGACCTCGGAGCGGCGCGCGCCGTCGCGCGGGTGTTGCAGGCGGGTCGCGCGGCGGCCCCGCGGCTCGACTCCGGGCACCTGGCCGCGGACGTGACGGCCGAATCGGTCCTGTGGTCCTTGTGGCAGGCCTCCGGGCTCTCCGACCGCTGGGCCCGGCAGGCGGTGGAGGGCGGCGCCGCGGGGGTCCGGGCCGACCACGACCTCGACGCCGTGATGATGCTGTTCGACGCGGCCTCGAGCTATGTCGAGCGGTTGCCGGGGATGGGGCCGGCCGGCTTCCTCGAGCACGTCGCCGCCCAGGAGGTGAGGCCGGACAGCCTCGTCGCCCGGGCCCGGCCTGACGAGGCGGTGGAGATCCTCACCCCCCAGGGGGCGGCCGGGCGGGAGTGGGACCTCGTCGCCGTCGTCGGCGTGCAGGAGGGGGTCTGGCCCGACCTCCGGCTCCGCGACACCCTGCTCGGGTCGGAGGCGCTGGTCAGCGCCCTGCGCGGTCGACCCTTCGAGGGACCGGAGGGGGTCCGGGCCGCCCAGGGCCAGGTCCGGGCCGACGAGACCCGGCAGTTCTACAGCGCGATCACCCGTTCGCGCGCCGACCTGGTCGTGACCGCGGTGGCCGGCACGGAGGAACAGCCGTCGTCGTTCCTGGACCTGCTGGACCCGGACGGCACCGGGCGCCGGGTCGAGGTCGTGCCGCCCGCACTGACCCTCCGGGGGCTGGTCGCCGGGCTCCGGCGGGACCTCGTGCTGGCGCACCGTGGCGGTGACCTCGCCGCCCGGGACCGGGCCGCGGCCCGGTTGGAGCGGTTGGCCGCCGAGGGGATCACCGGGGCCGACCCCGACTCGTGGTGGGAGGCGCGGGCGGTGTCCGACGGGCGGCCGCTGCAGGAGACGGGCCCGGTGCGGGTATCCCCATCGCGGGTGCAGACCTTCGACGAGTGCGCGCTGCGGTGGCTGTTGTCCAGCCGTGGTGGCGACCCGGGGGGCGCGGCGTCGGCTTCCCTCGGGACGCTCGTGCACGACGTCATCTCCGAGCAGCCGGAGGCCGACCTGGAGACGCTCGACGCGGCGCTGGAGGAGCGTTGGCCCGAACTGGGGCTGGGGCACGGCTGGGCCGACCGGCGGGACCGGGACCGGGCCAGGGACATGCTGCGTCGCTATGTCGGCTATGTCGACAGCAGCCGGGCGGCCGGCTACGAGTTGGCGGCGGTGGAGATCGACCTCGACGTCCCGGTCGGGTCGGCCCGGATCACGGGGCGGGCCGACCGGGTGGAGCGCGACCCCGAGGGCAGGTTGCGGATCGTGGACCTGAAGACCGGGGCCAGCAAGCCGACGGCGCCGGAGGTCGCGCGGCACCCCCAGCTCGGGGTCTACCAGGTGGCGGTGAGCGCCGCCGAGGACCTGGTGGGCGAACCGGGCGACGAGGGGCCCGTCCAGGACCCTGCCGAGTCCGGTGGCGCGGCCCTCGTGCACATCGGCCGCGCCGCCGGCAAGGCCGCGTCCGTGCAGCCGCAGCGGCCGCTCAGGGACGATGACGATCCGCGGTGGGCGCACGACCTGCTGGAACGCACCGCCGTCGGCATGGCCGGGTCCAGCTTCCCGGCCACGGTGGGTGGCTGGTGCCGCACCTGTGCGGTCAAGTTCAGCTGCCCGCTGCAGCCGGAGGGGAGGACTCTGCGATGAGCCTGTCCGCGCACGACATCGCCGCGGCCGTGGGCAGTCCGCCCCCCACCCCCCAGCAGACCGCGGTCATCGAGGCGCCCCTCGAGCCGACGCTGGTCGTCGCGGGCGCCGGGTCGGGCAAGACCGAGACGATGGCGGCGCGGGTCGTCTGGCTGGTCACCAACGGACTGGTCCGTCCGGAGGAGGTCCTCGGCCTGACCTTCACCCGCAAGGCCTCGATCGAGCTCGCCGAGCGGATCGGCACCCGGCTGCGTGCGGTGCGGGATGCCGGGCTGTGGCGGACCGAGGACGACGGGGAGGCGTCGGCGCTGCCGACGGTCTCCACCTACCACGCCTACGCGGGACGGCTGGTGACCGAGCACGGGCTGAGGATCGGCATCGAGCCGGAGTCGCGGTTGTTATCGGAGGCGGCCAGCTGGCAGTTGGCCGGGCAGGTCGTGCGCACCTACGACGGCGATATGGACGAGGTGCCGCTGGCGGTGTCCACCGTGACCGAGGCCCTGCTGTCGGTGTCGGGGGAGCTCGCCGAACACCTCGTCGAACCGGACCAGGCCCAGGAGTTCCTGAGCCGGCTGGCGGAGCGGGTGGCGGCGTTGCCGGGCAAGGACCACCGGAAGCCGCTGAAGGTCGGCGCCGAGATGGCGCGGGACCTGCGCAACATGGCCAGGGTCTACCCGCTGGTGCAGGAGTACCGCGCGCTCAAGGCATCGCTGCGCTCCCTCGACTTCGCCGACCAGATGGCGGCGGCCGCCCGGATCGCGCGTGATCTCCCGGCGGTCGGTGTGCTGGAGCGGCAACGGTTCAGGGCGGTCCTGCTCGACGAGTTCCAGGACACCAGCGAGGCGCAGATGGTCCTGCTGGAGTCGCTGTATGCCGGGCACCCCCTGCCGGTCACAGCCGTCGGGGACCCGAACCAGTCCATCTACGGCTGGCGCGGCGCCAGCGCGACCACCCTGACCCGCTTCCCGGAACGCTTCCGTGCCGGGGGCGCTGCGGCGCCGGTCCTGGCGCTGAGCACCTCCTGGCGCAACGCCGACCGGGTGCTCAGCGCCGCCAACCGCACGGCCCGGCCGCTCCGGGACGCCAGCCGGGTCCCCGTGGAGGAGCTCGTGTCCCGGCCGGGTGCGCCGACCGGCGACATCGAGGCCGCGCGCCTGGTCACCCACGAACACGAGGCCGAGCACGTCGCCGGCTGGATCCACGCCCGATGGCTCGACGCGTCCGGGGAACGCACCGGCACCTCCGCGGCGGTGTTGTGCCGCAACCGGGCCCAGTTCGACGGGATCGTCCACGCGCTCCGCCGGCGGGGACTGCCGGTCGAGGTGGTCGGCCTGGGCGGCCTGCTCAGCGCCCCCGAGGTGGCCGACCTCGTCGCGCTGTTGACGATCACCCAGGACCCGGGCCGGGGTGACCAGTTGATGCGGTTGCTCACCGGACCGGTCTGCCGGTTGGGCGCCGCCGACCTCGACGTGCTGTGGGCCTGGGCGCGGGCCCTGCACCGCCAGGCGGGAGCCCCCGAGTCCGACCCCGCGCTCCTCGCCGAGGCACTGCATACGCCTCCTGCCGAGACCTGGACGGCGCCGACCGGACAGTCGATCTCGGCCACGGCCCTCGCCCGGGTGACCGCGCTCGGGCGGGTGCTCGACCGGCTGCGCGGCCTCGTCGGGCTCCCCGTGCCGGACCTGCTCGTGGAAGCCGAACGGCTGCTGGGCCTGGACATCGAGGTCGCGGCCGACCCGGACCAACCGGCGTCCTGGGCGCGTGCCCAGCTGGACGCGCTGGTCGAGGTCTCCGCCGGGTTCGCCGCCTCCGCGCAGCGCCCCACCCTCGGCGGGTTCATCGACTGGCTGGAGGCCGCGCGGGACCGCGAGCGGGGGCTGGAGCCCGCCGAGGTCTCGGTGTCCTCCGAGGCCGTCCAGGTGCTGACCGTGCACGCGGCCAAGGGGCTGGAGTGGGACGTCGTCGCCGTGCCCGGGCTGGCCGAGGCGGTCTTCCCCTCGCACACCCAGCGGGCCCGGGTCGAGGACGGCGGGTGGGTGGTCCCCGAGCCCCGTGACCGGGGGTGGCTGACCGGGATCGGGTCCCTGCCCTACCCGCTGCGCGGTGACGCCGACGGGCTCCCGACGATGCCGTGGGACAGCCTGAGCGACACGACACACCTGCGCGACGCACTCGAGGACCACCGCGCTGCCGGGGGCAGGCACCAGCTCACCGAGGAACGCCGGCTCGCCTACGTGGCGTTCACCCGGGCCAGGAGCGAGATGCTCTT contains:
- a CDS encoding DUF3107 domain-containing protein — protein: MEIRIGVREVAREVSLESAQSAEEVEAAVSAAVESGTGVLSLTDEKGGKVIVPVSSVGYVEIGSPEQPRVGFGRG
- a CDS encoding threonine/serine ThrE exporter family protein, whose translation is MATRPERRPASPPSGADITGPQVRPVPRVGKVWRDRAQWVVRGVGPPTVPIGLPGHDDEVTQRHARMVIDLALRIGEAMLSTGASAADVVTNVLRVMTSYDIRQAHIDITFTSIEVSINRGVDEDPLTVMRVVSVRSPDYSRLQRVQDLVSRIVEPDGLEDRMLVQEARQELGKVLAQPHPYRRWVVTAGFALLAAAVTALFGAQPGMWLVAAISATVVDRVTRALARFGVAAFFNQAIGAAIPTTIAVLLSWAMDQGINVAGVQSPSLVVISGIIVLLAGLTVVGAAEDALDGYYVTAGARGLEVLILTAGIATGISVVLAIAGAFEVPMEVVPTVRVDGSAVTNTFAAVLVGIGFAMSTYTGFRGIVVAAAAAGTGWVAYELMALLGFGNAMTVGVAAAVVGAFGYAAHRTFRVPELAITTAGIVSLLPGLAVYRALFWMMEDSAGLVSTAMVEGFRAVSIALGLAAGVSIGGFAARHAFGLDRAAVRARRRARGSFS
- a CDS encoding DUF1795 domain-containing protein, yielding MTRRHLARTTPLAAALLATALLAGCSGDDDPVVTTTDTSSATEDAGDDEAQETTEAPADDAEETTEAPADEAEETTEAPEEGATGPVTSADGAFTLTVPDGWTDVRSLVAEDVEVAVRAGEMSDDFFNNVVITGEPAIDDIEGTIEAAAEDLVGDDGSYELLDPIEIGGEEAFGYTLLREQNGTEIAQTQRWVNHGDTLYVLTLSTAASQQEEGEALLTEILDTWEWQD
- a CDS encoding PHP domain-containing protein, with translation MRIDLHTHSNRSDGTETPAVVVETAAAAGLDVIGLTDHDVTSGWAEADRVGQQLGVSVVPGIEVSCSHRGISVHMLGYLFDPTSADLVADLTRSRESRVGRIRKMAELLQADGYPVSYQAVLDHARDEATLGRPHLADALVTAGVVEHRNAAFESLLARDGGYYVSHYAPTPRDMVRLIEAAGGVTVLAHPFAQTRGEVVGDEVIEELAEAGLTGIEVDHRDHSPAARTRAADLAARLGLLPTGSSDYHGDTGKPNRLGENTTSPEVLTALLERASGHPMLGAPLG
- a CDS encoding GlsB/YeaQ/YmgE family stress response membrane protein, with protein sequence MIGTIIGALIAGCIIGPLARLVLPGKQNISVPITIGLGALGSLGGSLIYTWLSGNTDTKGIDWIAFFIGIVVAAVLILIYGAVAGKKV
- a CDS encoding ferritin-like fold-containing protein — protein: MTGDVVSQEPPQGSGTVDQGALADLFGALAYAELTASLQMAADAARAPSIPVQSALGRMMTVEFGQFERLTARLAELGRDPEEAMAPFVPAIRAYHDRTTPSDWLEGLVKAYVGDGIARDFYREVAVHLEPLDRALVEQVLGDGDQDDLVVASVTEAIEKDPRLAGRLALWGRRLVGEAIAQTQYVMVERDSLASVIVGGGLGSGLDLAEFGRMITRLTEAHAARMQRLGLTA
- a CDS encoding DEAD/DEAH box helicase, with translation MEETRTFADFNVHPDIVSALADQGIVHPFPIQSMTLPVALGGHDIIGQAKTGTGKTLGFGVPMLQNAVGPNDDGFADLAAPGKPQALAVAPTRELAVQVAADLTKAGAKRGMRVLTVYGGRAYEPQVEALRKGVEIVVGTPGRLLDLANQGHLDLGHARIVVLDEADEMLDLGFLPDVEKILALTPAGRQTMLFSATMPGAVVSLARRYMTQPTHIRAMGETDEGHTVAAVEQFVYRAHAMDKVEMVARILQSEGRGLTMIFARTKRTAAKVADDLSSRGFAAAALHGDLGQGAREQAMRAFRNGKVDVLVATDVAARGIDVEAVTHVINFQCPEDEKTYLHRIGRTGRAGATGVAVTFVDWDDMPRWGLINKTLDLGIPEPVETYSSSPHLYEDLYIPAGTKGTLPRSARTREGLDAEVLEDLGETGRGGGQRSGRRGGDRGGRSGGGRSGGGRSGGGRSGGGRSGGQGRDGRGDGHGGRRGEGTEGAPKRTRSRQRRRRGPSTQPSGTAGE